From one Bradyrhizobium sp. Ash2021 genomic stretch:
- a CDS encoding nuclear transport factor 2 family protein: MPSSRKAEIIRALFAAYRSNDRKAVEASFTDDFCFTSPYDDRIDKATYFARCWKPSDWIERQDLERILVEGDAAFVTYQCMARDGKSFRNTECFVFEGDKIKRIDVYFGATYNNGAFAKLQS, encoded by the coding sequence ATGCCCTCTTCACGCAAGGCGGAGATCATCCGCGCCCTGTTTGCGGCCTACCGGTCGAACGATCGCAAGGCCGTCGAGGCGTCCTTCACCGACGATTTCTGTTTCACCAGTCCCTATGACGACCGCATCGACAAGGCGACCTATTTCGCGCGGTGCTGGAAGCCCAGCGACTGGATCGAACGGCAGGATCTCGAAAGGATCCTGGTCGAAGGCGATGCGGCCTTTGTGACCTATCAATGCATGGCCAGGGACGGAAAGAGCTTTCGCAATACCGAGTGTTTCGTCTTTGAAGGCGACAAGATCAAGCGCATCGATGTCTATTTCGGCGCGACCTACAACAACGGCGCGTTTGCAAAACTGCAGTCATGA
- a CDS encoding glutathione S-transferase family protein, with translation MSLTLHFHPLSSFCWKALIALYENGTPFTPKSVDLGNPAERAALLKLWPLGKFPVLRDAARNQTVPESSVIIEYLDRYYPGRTKFISDDPELALQTRLRDRFYDLYVHLPMQKIMGDRRRPGDNKDPHGVEEARAQLRTSYGMIEQQMAGGGWAMGNDFSLADCAALPPLFYGNMVEPFGSDNKNLTAYFERLKARPSIARVIEEAEPYFRMVPK, from the coding sequence ATGTCGCTGACGCTGCATTTCCATCCGCTTTCGTCGTTCTGCTGGAAGGCGCTGATTGCACTCTATGAGAACGGCACGCCATTCACGCCGAAATCGGTTGATCTCGGCAATCCGGCCGAGCGCGCGGCGTTGCTGAAACTTTGGCCGCTCGGCAAATTTCCGGTCTTGCGCGACGCGGCGCGGAACCAGACCGTTCCGGAGTCGAGTGTCATCATCGAATATCTCGACCGGTATTATCCCGGCCGCACGAAATTCATCTCCGACGATCCGGAGTTGGCCTTGCAGACGCGGCTGCGCGACCGCTTCTACGATCTCTATGTGCATCTGCCGATGCAGAAGATCATGGGCGACCGGCGTCGCCCCGGCGACAACAAGGATCCGCATGGCGTCGAAGAGGCGCGGGCGCAGTTGCGGACGTCTTACGGCATGATCGAACAGCAGATGGCGGGCGGTGGCTGGGCGATGGGCAATGATTTCAGCCTCGCCGACTGCGCCGCGCTGCCGCCGCTGTTTTACGGCAACATGGTGGAACCGTTCGGCAGCGATAACAAAAACCTGACGGCCTATTTCGAACGCCTGAAGGCGCGGCCCTCGATCGCCCGCGTGATCGAGGAGGCCGAGCCGTATTTCAGGATGGTGCCGAAATGA
- a CDS encoding cupin domain-containing protein: MDLVNIIDPRQRAPEHWRAGVETRMVASAVNGAAQLCIFEQWVAPGTGAPTHSHPVEEVLTVREGEAEMWIDEDRAVLTAGQSLIVPALRQHGFRNSGTAPLHIHAVLAAPVFEAMMEGAAEMTRRWV, translated from the coding sequence ATGGATCTCGTGAACATCATCGATCCCAGGCAGAGAGCCCCGGAACATTGGCGCGCGGGCGTCGAAACCCGCATGGTGGCTTCCGCCGTCAATGGCGCCGCGCAACTCTGCATCTTCGAACAATGGGTCGCGCCCGGCACCGGCGCGCCGACCCATTCGCATCCGGTCGAAGAGGTGCTGACGGTGCGTGAGGGCGAAGCCGAGATGTGGATCGATGAGGACCGCGCCGTCCTGACAGCGGGGCAGTCGCTGATCGTGCCGGCCTTGCGCCAGCACGGTTTTCGCAACTCCGGCACCGCGCCGCTTCACATCCACGCCGTGCTGGCGGCGCCGGTGTTCGAAGCCATGATGGAGGGTGCGGCGGAAATGACGCGAAGGTGGGTGTAG
- a CDS encoding SDR family oxidoreductase — translation MAPAPQKVALVTGAARGIGLATAKRFLAEGWHVALLDIEGELLDGAVAALANPDNTLALHCDVSDADAVAAAMATLSQRFGRLDALINNAGVAVFAPLLETSDADWNRILSVNLTGPFLCTKAAAPLMREHGGGAVVNITSISAVRASTLRSAYGTSKAGLAHLTKQLAVELASLGIRVNGVAPGPVETAMAKAVHTPEIRADYHDAIPLNRYGLEEELAEAVFFLCCDRSSYITGQILAVDGGFDAAGIGLPTLRGERRNG, via the coding sequence ATGGCCCCTGCCCCACAAAAAGTCGCACTCGTCACCGGCGCCGCGCGCGGCATCGGGCTTGCGACCGCAAAACGGTTTCTGGCCGAGGGCTGGCACGTGGCGCTGCTGGATATCGAAGGCGAATTGCTGGACGGCGCGGTCGCGGCGCTGGCCAATCCGGACAACACGCTGGCACTGCATTGCGACGTCAGCGATGCCGACGCGGTCGCGGCCGCCATGGCCACGTTGAGCCAGCGCTTCGGCCGGCTCGACGCATTGATCAACAATGCCGGCGTTGCCGTGTTCGCGCCGCTGCTGGAGACCTCAGATGCGGACTGGAACCGGATCCTGTCGGTCAATCTCACCGGGCCCTTCCTGTGCACCAAGGCGGCCGCCCCACTGATGCGCGAGCATGGCGGCGGCGCGGTGGTCAACATCACGTCCATTTCGGCGGTGCGCGCCTCGACGCTGCGCTCGGCCTACGGCACCAGCAAGGCCGGCCTTGCGCATTTGACCAAGCAGCTCGCAGTCGAACTCGCTTCCCTCGGCATCCGCGTCAACGGCGTGGCGCCGGGCCCGGTCGAGACCGCGATGGCCAAGGCCGTGCATACGCCGGAGATTCGCGCCGACTATCACGACGCGATTCCGCTCAATCGCTACGGCCTCGAGGAAGAACTGGCGGAAGCGGTGTTCTTCCTGTGCTGCGATCGTTCGAGCTACATCACCGGGCAGATCCTCGCCGTCGATGGCGGCTTCGATGCCGCCGGCATCGGCTTGCCGACGCTGCGCGGCGAGCGGCGAAACGGCTAG
- a CDS encoding histidine phosphatase family protein, with protein MSLETNLWLIRHAPVDGPRGVIHGPDAPADLGDAAAFAALKARLPPNALAVCSPARRTRETARTLGLEAVDNPAFREQDFGAWTGRRHDDLSTELGEAYREFWKSPAGNRPPGGESFVDQIARARAGLASLPMGDAVLVVHSGTIRAVLAMALDLAPDNALRFVIDPLSLTRIDRLDGGWRVVAVNRRWWI; from the coding sequence ATGAGCCTCGAGACAAATCTCTGGCTGATCCGGCACGCACCGGTCGACGGGCCGCGCGGCGTCATTCATGGCCCGGATGCGCCGGCCGATCTTGGCGATGCCGCGGCCTTTGCCGCGCTCAAGGCCAGGTTGCCGCCGAATGCGCTTGCCGTCTGCAGCCCGGCGCGCCGCACGCGGGAAACCGCGCGCACGCTGGGGCTTGAAGCGGTCGATAACCCGGCCTTTCGCGAACAGGATTTTGGCGCCTGGACCGGGCGGCGTCACGACGATCTCAGCACCGAACTCGGCGAGGCCTATCGCGAATTCTGGAAATCGCCGGCCGGCAACCGGCCGCCCGGCGGCGAAAGCTTTGTCGACCAGATAGCGCGCGCGCGGGCAGGGCTTGCCTCCCTGCCCATGGGCGACGCCGTGCTGGTGGTGCATTCCGGCACCATCCGCGCCGTGCTTGCGATGGCGCTCGATCTTGCGCCCGACAACGCGCTGCGTTTTGTGATCGATCCGCTGTCGCTGACCCGGATCGATCGCCTCGATGGCGGCTGGCGCGTCGTCGCGGTCAATCGGCGCTGGTGGATTTGA
- the cobS gene encoding adenosylcobinamide-GDP ribazoletransferase: MNEWLDDFKTAVGFLTRLPMPHPEGAMPPNFVRAQRMFPIVGAMIGAAVGLLCLGSRHIGVPDLAAAALALGVGAMLTGALHEDGLADVADGFGGGRDVAAKLEIMRDSRLGTYGALVLLVSFATKLSALAAIPDGYVVQSLIAVHALARGVLPWMAISQPYARTDGLAANAGRPDAATAATAAAFAFAIAWLSLSFVNALLAAIMAAAGAIGMAWLAKRQIGGQTGDVLGGAEQVAETAILVLLAARLA, encoded by the coding sequence ATGAACGAATGGCTCGACGATTTCAAAACCGCGGTCGGTTTCCTGACCCGGCTGCCGATGCCGCATCCGGAAGGCGCGATGCCGCCGAATTTCGTGCGCGCGCAGCGGATGTTTCCGATTGTGGGCGCCATGATCGGCGCCGCGGTCGGCTTGCTCTGCCTCGGTTCGCGGCACATCGGCGTGCCCGATCTGGCGGCGGCCGCACTGGCGCTCGGCGTCGGCGCCATGCTGACCGGCGCGCTGCATGAGGACGGGCTGGCCGATGTCGCCGACGGATTCGGCGGCGGCCGCGATGTCGCGGCGAAACTGGAGATCATGCGCGACAGCCGGCTCGGCACCTATGGCGCGCTGGTCCTGCTGGTGAGCTTTGCGACAAAACTTTCCGCGCTGGCTGCAATCCCGGACGGCTATGTCGTGCAAAGCCTGATCGCGGTGCATGCGCTGGCGCGCGGCGTGCTGCCGTGGATGGCGATCAGCCAGCCTTATGCGCGCACGGACGGGCTCGCCGCCAATGCCGGCCGGCCCGATGCGGCGACGGCGGCGACGGCCGCGGCTTTTGCTTTTGCGATCGCATGGCTGTCGCTGTCCTTTGTCAACGCGCTGCTCGCCGCCATCATGGCCGCAGCCGGCGCGATCGGCATGGCGTGGCTTGCGAAGCGCCAGATCGGCGGCCAGACCGGCGACGTGCTGGGTGGCGCCGAGCAGGTCGCCGAGACCGCGATCCTCGTGCTGCTCGCCGCCCGGCTGGCCTGA
- the cobT gene encoding nicotinate-nucleotide--dimethylbenzimidazole phosphoribosyltransferase, whose product MQFDTLDDIRAFCRDLPRGNAHVADAATRRQQNLTKPPGSLGRLEELAIWLARWQGREVPQLGRVTIAVFAGNHGVAGRGVSAYPQAVTGQMVANFAAGGAAINQIAQSAGAELRVVPIELDRPTRDFTVASAMEADEFLAAIDIGYRTVPGDCDLLAVGEMGIANTTTAAMLCAALLGGGGARWAGRGTGVDEGGLLRKRAVIDAGLDFHRGMLGDPLRVAAGLGGRELAAMAGAVLAARRQGIPVLLDGFVATAAVLPLARLERGALDHCRAGHVSAESGHRELLRELALDPLLDLGMRLGEASGAAVAILLARAALACHAGMATFAEAGVSGADE is encoded by the coding sequence ATGCAGTTCGACACTTTAGACGACATCCGCGCCTTCTGTCGTGATCTGCCTCGGGGCAATGCGCATGTCGCCGACGCCGCGACGCGCCGGCAACAGAACCTCACAAAACCGCCGGGAAGCCTCGGCCGTCTCGAAGAACTGGCGATCTGGCTGGCGCGGTGGCAGGGCCGCGAAGTGCCACAGCTCGGGCGCGTCACGATTGCGGTCTTTGCCGGCAATCACGGCGTCGCCGGCCGCGGCGTCTCCGCTTACCCGCAGGCGGTCACCGGACAGATGGTGGCGAATTTCGCCGCCGGGGGTGCTGCCATCAACCAGATCGCACAATCGGCCGGCGCCGAATTGCGCGTGGTGCCGATCGAACTCGACCGGCCGACGCGCGATTTCACCGTGGCATCCGCGATGGAGGCGGATGAATTTCTCGCCGCGATCGATATCGGCTACCGCACCGTGCCCGGCGATTGCGACCTGCTCGCCGTCGGCGAGATGGGCATTGCGAATACCACGACGGCGGCGATGCTGTGCGCGGCGCTGCTCGGCGGCGGCGGCGCGCGCTGGGCCGGCCGCGGCACCGGCGTCGACGAGGGCGGGCTGTTGCGCAAGCGCGCGGTGATCGATGCCGGGCTGGATTTTCATCGCGGCATGCTCGGCGATCCCTTAAGGGTAGCGGCAGGGCTCGGCGGCCGCGAGCTTGCCGCGATGGCGGGCGCCGTCCTGGCGGCGCGGCGTCAGGGGATTCCGGTGCTGCTCGACGGCTTCGTGGCGACCGCCGCGGTGCTGCCGCTCGCACGCCTTGAGCGAGGCGCGCTGGATCATTGCCGCGCCGGGCACGTCTCCGCCGAATCCGGCCACCGCGAATTGTTGCGCGAACTCGCGCTCGACCCGCTGCTCGATCTCGGCATGCGGCTCGGCGAGGCCTCCGGCGCGGCGGTTGCGATCCTGCTGGCGCGCGCGGCGCTCGCCTGCCACGCCGGGATGGCGACTTTCGCCGAGGCCGGGGTTTCCGGCGCCGACGAATGA
- a CDS encoding VOC family protein: MLNPYLFYNSNCEAAFKFYEKTLGGKIEMMLRNEEGPPEMASPPERKQKIMHARMSIGSQVLMASDAPPDHFQKPQGFSVSLTVGDPAEAERKFKALSEGGSVNMPFGKTFFSKGFGMCVDQFGIPWMVNCPLEGM; the protein is encoded by the coding sequence ATGCTTAATCCCTACCTGTTCTACAACAGCAATTGCGAGGCGGCGTTCAAGTTCTACGAAAAGACGCTGGGCGGCAAGATCGAGATGATGCTCCGAAATGAAGAGGGGCCGCCCGAGATGGCGTCGCCGCCGGAGCGCAAGCAAAAGATCATGCATGCGCGGATGTCGATCGGCAGCCAGGTGCTGATGGCGTCCGACGCGCCGCCCGATCACTTTCAAAAGCCGCAGGGCTTTTCGGTGTCGCTGACGGTCGGCGATCCCGCCGAGGCCGAGCGCAAGTTCAAGGCACTCTCGGAAGGCGGCAGCGTCAACATGCCGTTCGGCAAGACCTTCTTCTCCAAGGGCTTTGGCATGTGCGTCGACCAGTTCGGCATACCCTGGATGGTGAATTGCCCGCTGGAAGGCATGTGA
- a CDS encoding SRPBCC family protein gives MFEVIAIIAVILAIAIAIVLVLALTKPSSFAVRRATSIKAPAEKIFSLINDFHQWVAWSPYENKDRAMKRTYSGAAEGKGAVYAWDGNNNVGSGRMEIIDAAVPSKIVIKLDFFKPIEGHNTAEFTMLPQGDVTNLTWVMHGPASFMYKVMQVFMNMDNMIGKDFEVGLANLKKLTEK, from the coding sequence ATGTTTGAAGTCATTGCCATCATCGCCGTCATCCTCGCGATTGCCATCGCCATCGTGCTGGTGCTCGCGCTCACCAAACCCAGTAGCTTCGCCGTGCGGCGCGCGACCAGCATCAAGGCGCCGGCGGAAAAGATATTCTCCCTGATCAATGATTTTCATCAGTGGGTTGCCTGGTCGCCCTACGAGAACAAGGACCGCGCAATGAAGCGCACCTATAGCGGCGCGGCTGAAGGCAAGGGCGCGGTCTATGCGTGGGACGGCAACAACAATGTCGGTTCCGGCCGGATGGAAATCATCGACGCTGCCGTGCCGTCGAAGATCGTCATCAAGCTCGATTTCTTCAAACCGATCGAGGGCCACAACACCGCCGAATTCACAATGCTGCCGCAGGGCGATGTCACCAATTTGACCTGGGTGATGCATGGACCCGCGTCCTTTATGTACAAGGTGATGCAGGTGTTCATGAACATGGACAATATGATCGGCAAGGATTTCGAGGTCGGTCTCGCCAATCTGAAGAAGCTGACGGAGAAATAG
- a CDS encoding DoxX family protein, producing MSDIAETVPVSKSARLLGRILSGLVIVFLLFDGAIKLVPWPVVTETMDKMGYGSSESLARSLGVITVVCTVLYSIPPTSILGAILVTGYLGGAIASHVRIGSPLFSHTLFGLYLGLMLWGGLWLRDRNLRSLLPFRR from the coding sequence ATGTCCGATATCGCCGAGACCGTGCCGGTCTCAAAATCCGCGCGCTTGCTGGGCCGCATTCTCAGCGGTCTGGTGATCGTCTTCCTGCTGTTCGACGGCGCCATCAAGCTGGTGCCGTGGCCGGTCGTCACGGAAACGATGGACAAAATGGGCTATGGCTCGAGCGAAAGCCTGGCGCGAAGCCTCGGGGTCATCACCGTCGTCTGCACCGTGCTCTATTCGATCCCGCCGACCTCGATCCTCGGCGCGATCCTCGTGACCGGCTATCTCGGTGGCGCAATCGCTTCGCATGTGCGGATCGGCAGCCCCTTGTTCAGCCACACCCTGTTCGGACTTTATCTCGGCCTGATGCTATGGGGCGGGTTGTGGTTGCGCGACCGCAACCTGCGTTCGCTGCTACCATTCCGCCGCTAA
- a CDS encoding RNA polymerase sigma factor, producing MTDTAWIDAALTSARPQAVGALLRYFRNLDTAEEAFQNACLRALKSWPQNGPPRDPAGWLIMVGRNVAIDDIRRGRKQQPLPEDDQAISDTEDAEDALAERLDGSHYRDDILRLLFICCHPDLPATQQIALALRIVSGLTVKQIARAFLVSEAAMEQRITRAKARVAEASVPFETPGAVERSERLSAVAAMIYLIFNEGYSASGDTAEIRSPLCEEAIRLARLLLRLFQSEAEIMGLTALLLLQHARAAARFDQDGAVILLDDQDRSLWNQKMIAEGLALIDKAMRHRRSGPYQVQAAIAALHARAERPEDTDWTQIDLLYGALEIMQPSPVVTLNRAVAVSKVRGPEAALQMIEPLAPRLSNYFHFFGVRGAFLMQLGRNDEARVAFDRAIALAHTSAEAAHIRMHLDRLMRDSQPRGKKEGK from the coding sequence GTGACCGACACCGCCTGGATAGATGCCGCGTTGACGTCGGCGCGTCCCCAGGCGGTCGGCGCGCTGCTGCGCTATTTCCGTAATCTCGATACCGCCGAGGAAGCGTTCCAGAACGCCTGCCTGCGCGCGCTCAAAAGCTGGCCGCAGAACGGCCCGCCGCGCGATCCCGCCGGCTGGCTGATCATGGTCGGGCGCAACGTCGCGATCGACGATATCAGGCGCGGCCGCAAGCAGCAGCCGCTGCCCGAGGACGACCAGGCGATCTCCGACACCGAAGACGCCGAGGATGCGCTCGCCGAACGGCTCGACGGCTCGCATTATCGCGACGACATCCTGCGGCTGCTGTTCATCTGCTGCCATCCGGATTTGCCGGCGACGCAGCAGATCGCGCTCGCGCTGCGCATCGTCTCCGGCCTGACGGTCAAGCAGATCGCGCGCGCCTTTCTGGTCTCGGAAGCCGCGATGGAGCAGCGCATCACCCGCGCCAAAGCTCGCGTCGCCGAAGCCAGTGTGCCGTTCGAGACCCCGGGCGCGGTGGAGCGTAGCGAGCGGCTGTCGGCGGTGGCCGCGATGATCTATCTGATCTTCAACGAGGGCTATTCGGCCAGCGGCGATACCGCAGAGATCCGCAGCCCCCTGTGCGAGGAGGCGATTCGTCTGGCGCGGCTGTTGCTGCGGCTGTTCCAGAGCGAGGCCGAGATCATGGGGCTGACAGCGCTGTTGTTGCTGCAGCATGCCCGCGCCGCCGCACGATTCGACCAGGACGGCGCGGTGATCCTGCTCGACGATCAGGACCGCAGCCTGTGGAACCAGAAGATGATCGCCGAAGGGCTGGCGCTGATCGACAAGGCGATGCGGCATCGCCGCAGCGGGCCCTACCAGGTCCAGGCCGCGATCGCGGCCTTGCATGCCCGCGCCGAAAGACCTGAGGATACCGACTGGACCCAGATCGACCTGCTCTACGGCGCGCTCGAGATCATGCAGCCGTCGCCGGTGGTCACGCTCAACCGCGCGGTCGCGGTCTCCAAGGTGCGGGGGCCGGAGGCGGCGCTTCAGATGATCGAGCCTTTGGCGCCGCGGCTGTCGAATTACTTTCATTTCTTCGGCGTGCGCGGCGCGTTCCTGATGCAGCTCGGCCGCAATGACGAAGCCCGGGTAGCCTTTGACCGCGCTATCGCGCTGGCCCACACGTCAGCCGAAGCCGCCCATATCCGGATGCATCTCGACCGCCTGATGCGCGACAGCCAGCCGCGCGGCAAGAAGGAGGGGAAGTAA
- a CDS encoding YciI family protein, whose protein sequence is MLYAILCYHDEDFTGSWTKEQDAAVMQKLAVVQDKLTKQGRLGPVARLLPTTSATTLRKDDPPIVLDGPFAETKEQLLGFYIVDCKNLDEALDVARDLGKANPGGAYEIRPVGLLNPGSLAT, encoded by the coding sequence ATGCTGTACGCCATCCTTTGCTATCACGACGAAGATTTCACCGGGTCCTGGACCAAGGAACAGGACGCCGCGGTGATGCAGAAACTCGCCGTCGTGCAGGACAAACTGACCAAACAGGGCCGGCTCGGTCCGGTGGCGCGGCTGTTGCCGACGACATCGGCGACCACGCTGCGCAAGGACGATCCGCCGATCGTGCTCGACGGCCCCTTCGCCGAGACCAAGGAACAATTACTCGGCTTCTACATCGTCGACTGCAAGAACCTGGACGAAGCGCTCGACGTCGCCCGCGATCTCGGCAAGGCCAATCCCGGCGGCGCCTATGAGATCCGCCCGGTCGGGCTCTTGAACCCCGGGAGCCTCGCCACGTGA
- a CDS encoding glyoxylate/hydroxypyruvate reductase A produces MGKGALALLVHGGTENWSPRRWKTRFDEVCRNRPVLLLPDASFDPAAVHYAAVWKPQPGELAAFPHLRVIFNLGAGVDALMADKSLPDVPLVRVAVSDLTARMTEYVVLHVLMHHRQELYLRESQREKRWAPKSQWAAGAVTVGIMGLGTLGADAAEVLRRIGFRVVGWSRSPKRIDGVECFHGEALLEPFLRQTDILVCLLPLTPETRHVLGRNLFAKLNRTSPIGAPVLINAGRGGLQNEADILQCLDDGTLGAASLDVYATEPLPTDSPFWSHPKVVLTPHNAADTDADEISKYVAQQIERFEAGGALENIVDRGRGY; encoded by the coding sequence ATGGGTAAAGGTGCGCTCGCTCTGCTGGTGCATGGCGGGACTGAAAACTGGTCGCCACGGCGGTGGAAGACCCGATTCGATGAGGTCTGCCGGAATCGGCCGGTTTTGCTGTTGCCGGACGCTTCGTTCGATCCGGCCGCGGTCCATTACGCCGCGGTGTGGAAGCCGCAGCCGGGCGAACTGGCCGCGTTCCCCCATCTGCGCGTCATCTTCAATCTGGGCGCGGGCGTCGACGCGCTGATGGCGGACAAGTCGCTGCCCGATGTGCCGCTGGTGCGGGTCGCGGTCTCCGATCTCACCGCGCGGATGACGGAATATGTCGTGCTGCATGTGCTGATGCATCACCGGCAGGAGTTGTACTTACGGGAGTCGCAGCGCGAAAAACGCTGGGCGCCGAAATCGCAATGGGCGGCCGGCGCCGTCACGGTCGGCATCATGGGGCTGGGCACGCTCGGGGCGGACGCGGCCGAGGTGCTGCGGCGGATCGGCTTTCGTGTCGTGGGCTGGAGCCGGAGCCCGAAGCGGATCGACGGCGTCGAATGCTTTCACGGCGAAGCGCTGCTCGAACCGTTCCTGCGCCAGACCGATATCCTGGTCTGCCTGCTGCCGCTGACGCCGGAGACGCGGCACGTTCTGGGTCGCAACCTGTTCGCCAAGCTCAACCGCACGAGCCCGATAGGCGCGCCGGTGCTGATCAACGCCGGCCGCGGCGGCCTGCAGAACGAGGCCGACATCCTGCAATGCCTCGACGACGGCACGCTCGGCGCAGCCTCGCTCGATGTCTACGCCACCGAGCCGCTGCCCACGGACAGTCCGTTCTGGAGCCATCCCAAGGTGGTGCTGACGCCGCACAATGCGGCCGACACCGACGCGGACGAAATCTCGAAATATGTCGCGCAGCAGATTGAACGCTTTGAAGCCGGCGGCGCGCTGGAGAATATCGTCGATCGCGGACGGGGGTATTGA
- a CDS encoding dihydrofolate reductase family protein: MGKVRASAFSVSLDGFGAGPNQDLEHPFGVPGIEVTNWLLKTRMFHEMIGQEGGAVDTDDRFARKSMEGVGAWIMGRNMFGPIRGQWPDHSWKGWWGDNPPYHVPVFVLTHHARPSIEMEGGTVFHFVTDGITAALQRATAIAGGKDVRIGGGVSVVRQYLQAGLLDELHLAVSPVLLGRGENLFSGLDLPALGFACAESVAGPNATHVTVRRRSAMA, from the coding sequence ATGGGAAAAGTAAGAGCCTCCGCGTTCTCGGTATCGCTCGACGGATTTGGGGCGGGTCCAAATCAGGACCTGGAGCATCCATTTGGTGTTCCCGGTATTGAGGTGACCAATTGGCTGCTCAAGACGCGGATGTTTCATGAAATGATCGGCCAGGAGGGAGGCGCGGTCGACACCGACGATCGGTTTGCCCGGAAGTCGATGGAGGGGGTGGGCGCCTGGATCATGGGACGAAACATGTTCGGCCCGATCCGCGGCCAATGGCCCGATCATTCCTGGAAGGGCTGGTGGGGAGACAATCCGCCCTACCACGTGCCGGTGTTCGTCCTGACGCATCATGCGCGCCCTTCCATCGAGATGGAGGGCGGCACCGTCTTTCATTTCGTGACCGATGGCATCACGGCGGCGCTGCAGCGGGCGACAGCAATTGCCGGCGGCAAGGACGTTCGCATCGGCGGCGGCGTCTCGGTTGTCAGGCAATATCTGCAGGCAGGTCTGCTCGACGAACTTCATCTGGCAGTTTCCCCGGTTCTTCTGGGGAGAGGAGAGAACCTGTTCTCGGGGCTCGACTTGCCGGCCCTCGGCTTTGCTTGTGCCGAAAGCGTTGCGGGCCCGAACGCGACCCACGTCACCGTACGGCGACGGTCCGCGATGGCGTGA
- a CDS encoding TetR/AcrR family transcriptional regulator codes for MVQKTKKLPAAAKNEVTAEPKRRGRPRAYQPEIALGKALDLFRKDGFAATSLDDLSAAIGMNRPSLYGAFGDKRELYIKSYQRYREDARAAMIDIFRDELPIRERLERIYAVALDIYLSGEAGPRGCFTVMTAASEAVADPEIRAMVLEGFAELDKAFAACFQLAREKGELPDSADATVLAHLASATVHTIAIRARARVPRKELEAIVKGAIDVMCGA; via the coding sequence ATGGTACAAAAAACCAAGAAGCTGCCGGCTGCCGCCAAAAACGAAGTCACGGCCGAGCCAAAACGCCGCGGACGTCCGCGCGCCTATCAGCCGGAGATCGCGCTCGGCAAGGCGCTCGATCTGTTCCGGAAAGACGGGTTTGCGGCGACCTCGCTGGACGATCTCAGCGCCGCCATCGGCATGAACCGGCCGAGCCTCTATGGCGCGTTCGGCGACAAGCGCGAGCTCTACATCAAGAGCTATCAGCGCTACCGCGAGGACGCGCGCGCGGCGATGATCGACATCTTTCGCGACGAATTGCCGATCCGCGAGCGGCTGGAGCGCATCTATGCGGTGGCGCTCGACATCTATCTTTCAGGCGAAGCCGGCCCGCGCGGCTGCTTCACGGTGATGACCGCGGCCTCGGAAGCGGTGGCCGATCCCGAGATCCGCGCCATGGTGCTGGAAGGCTTTGCCGAACTCGACAAGGCGTTTGCGGCCTGCTTCCAGCTGGCGCGGGAAAAAGGCGAACTGCCCGACAGCGCCGATGCCACCGTGCTTGCGCATCTCGCCTCCGCCACCGTCCACACCATCGCGATCCGCGCCCGCGCCCGCGTGCCGCGCAAGGAGTTGGAAGCGATCGTGAAAGGCGCAATCGACGTGATGTGTGGGGCGTGA